A DNA window from Ictalurus furcatus strain D&B chromosome 22, Billie_1.0, whole genome shotgun sequence contains the following coding sequences:
- the tcima gene encoding transcriptional and immune response regulator a, with translation MATYTRSDSCRVCPSARANRFDTARRKRAAPNIFEHVSEDALARLFRKAGDAKAEERVRSIFSCANDPDETARALMALKQRKKDKFLQIARALRGLLKLR, from the coding sequence ATGGCGACCTACACGAGATCAGACAGCTGCCGGGTTTGTCCGTCTGCGCGCGCAAACCGCTTCGACACGGCGCGCCGCAAGCGCGCGGCCCCCAATATCTTCGAGCACGTGAGCGAGGATGCGCTCGCGCGGCTCTTCCGCAAAGCCGGCGACGCGAAGGCCGAGGAGCGCGTGCGGAGCATCTTCTCGTGCGCCAATGACCCGGACGAGACCGCGCGCGCCCTGATGGCGCTCAAGCAGCGCAAGAAGGACAAGTTCCTGCAGATCGCGCGCGCACTCCGCGGCCTGCTGAAGCTGCGCTGA